Below is a window of Musa acuminata AAA Group cultivar baxijiao unplaced genomic scaffold, Cavendish_Baxijiao_AAA HiC_scaffold_1139, whole genome shotgun sequence DNA.
TGCTTTTTCCAACGACCCCAAACCAACCATTAGAAGAAGCAGCAAAGGATTCGACTCATCGTCGTCTTCTCTTCCGCCGGCATCTGATCCGAGTGGTGGAAAGAGACAAGCCGATCCCCCAGGTACTATCTCTTGTATAGATCCGTCGTTCTCAATACCTCCTCGATCCATGAATATGGAAGTCGAGTTGTGTCGACAGGTTTGTGAGCAGGGTACTGCCCCTTCATAGAGATATTGAAGGTCTACGATCTCCCCCTCTTAGTTTGAGTTAATTGAACTTGGAATTGAGATCGACATGGGATTAGCTGCTTAGGATATCAAATTGATAGTTTCTATTCGATAGTTGGGATGGAAGAGTCCTCCCGGTTGATGTTTTCTCATGATGAGTATGATTGTATATCTTATTATTTGGGTAGCTTGATTCAGAGGAAAAAGGATCTATTAGCAAGAAAGCGAAGATGTTGTTCTGCTTGCTTAACTTTATAAATCATCTAGTAGTAGAAAATTCGTGCTGATGATATTTTCTGGTTTGTTCTATAAACTGCGAAGTTTCATGTGCCTTTTATGCTTGTGATGACAGCGCTACCAATAACTTTATTGAACTTTTTCTTAATGGAAGTGATAAGTCAATACTTTTTCTGTTAATGTCTTCTTGGAGATTTATTTGAGAACAAGTGATCCTTATAAAAAGAAATTTTTAAGATATTTGAAATTTTAATAGAGGTCATTTGCATTGATTAAATAAAGAAAACTGTTATCTAGTCGTGTAGGGTTTTTATTCGCTGCAACTTGTCAAAACACTGTTTATATAACATGGGAAGGATGTCCAACGATTGCAATGTTGAAATTCATTGATTCTTTAGGACATATGGAATAGTATGTGCTCTGTATGTGATGATCTATGAATTTATACCGTACTTCGAACCAGTCCCCTATTGCAGTTGATGTCTTTAATTCTGTTacattattatataattttatttatttctgtGGATTTCCATTCAAAAATATGATCTGAAAAATAAAACATGTCTGACTGGGCTGTTTTATGGATCATTTTCATATGTTGCACATAAGGGCTTTGACCCTATAGAAATGGAAGTCTAAAAGTAACTGAAGGGTCCATCACTTGTATTTGTGAGAAAACAAGAATCATGTTTGGCTAGATATCAGAGAATAGAAACTGACACTACTCTCATATGACATGACCTCATACTAAAGAGTGTAGAGGAGATGGAAATTTTGAGATTAACAATAACATAGTCCAGTTTACTAATTTGTCTTACTCTAACAATGAGCTTCACCATCTTAATCAGAATATCTGCATCAGTCGCATATCTTTGAtagttgacttgaaaatgatattATGAGTTTATCAACCCTTCATGCTAGGTTAAGATAtatattctctctttttttttttctagggaTTGCTTCACTGAACTTTAAAGTAATAGTACTAAATTTTATTTCCCTCAAGCtagttaaattttgatgatgatgtggcCTTTTTCTGTTTCTTGTTTTAGTGGTTCTTAATGTATCTATTTAGTCTAGATTATTGGCAATTTATAGTGATTTATGTGTTCTCTTAATTTTTCTTATACGTGGGCTTTTTCTTgtcaaataatttattaaaaactcAAAGGGTACTGAATATTTGTCAGTGACCTGACCTGATATGGATGATTTTGATATATGCCCATGATGGTAGGCATACAGATGATAAATTTTACTGAGTTGTTGAATCGCAACAAATAAACCTTTTATTTTGCTTATGTAACAGGCAATTATGGATTCAAGATTAAGTTTTTTACTTCTTATGCTGGTAGTCAGTTTTATCTCAGCAAATGCCAGAAGTTCGGCTACTATGGATGTCTTTGGTAAGTTGTTGATTTGGTTTGTTTTAGATAAATAGTTGATATGCCAATTCCATCCATTTTGAAACTATATTTCACATTTCCATCATATGAATCAGGAATATTCTTGTATGGTTGATTGAAATCGTTCTTTTTCTTCCAGCTGTGCAAGTGGATAATGAGGTACAAAGTGAGAGTAATATTGGCAGGAATGAAAAGTTATGTACTCTTTGTGAAGAATATGCATCCCAGGTTATAAACTATCTTGGTGAAAATGAAACTCAAACTCTGATTATCAGTAGACTTCACGAAACATGTTCCCAGCTGCATTCTTTGAAACGACAGGTATGCTAACTTCTCCGGTAGAAACCATACACATATGATTGTAAAGTTTAGTATAACTATGATGACTATGTTTGCCTTGTTGTTTTCTGAAACGATTTCTTTTTTCTGGCAGTGTCTTTCATTGGTAGATTACTACGTCCCAATTCTTTTCGTGGAGCTTTCAACAATAAGTCCAGAGCAATTATGTGAAAAGGTGAATCTCTGTGGGGAGGCTGTACTGGTGAATCTGCCAAAGAATGACGATGCTTGCACCCTTTGCCATAATATTGTCGCAGAGATTCTTACCAAACTGACAGATCCTGACAGACAGGTATCGATAAATCCTTTGCGCTACCAGATCCCTGATTGCTGCAGAAACATACCTGACCACATTTCCCCACCCCAAGAACCATAGCTGTTCTCTTCATAGTTAAGATATGTCTTTCGTTGTTATATGCTATCTTAATCACAGAAAAAGACTTGCTGTCATCTCTAATAAGTTAAAACCATGGATTTTTAAATCAGTATTATCTGTGCATCATTGCCCCACTGGATGTGCAGTATTAATATATCATGAAATCTTGTAAAGACTAATGAATTGTGCATCATGCCTGCATTGATTGGTTATCCATAGTTATCATCCAAGGTGCCGTACGATGCCATAATTGATGGATTTAAAGAAGAAGTTTTTGGTTTGCTGTCAATCAGCCCTTCCAACTGGTTTTTGTTATATCCCAAGACCATTTGAAGGACTTGAAATTTAACCCAGCTatcttttattaaatttttttgccTGATGTAATATTTGAGCTTATCTGAAGAGGGATATCATTGTTCCTCTAAAGAATGAGAAACATGTTGAagaagagtgaaaaagaaaataatggttttgggattaaaatatatatatttataggtgCTAATTACTCACCAAAAATCTAGTCAGAGATCTCTTTGTGTTCCAAAAACTTTTGATAACAAACCCTCTCCCTTCTTCAATGAAGCCTTTGTAGAAGACATAATTTCTTCATTTAAAATTTGTGAGAAGACATTCTATCaactaaaattttgaaataaaatcgCAACAACAAGTGAACGCATTATTTTAtactttcatcatgataaaacagttttttttttccatttacaaTGGTAATCAGTGATCTTATGGTATTTACAAAACTTTGTTATGGTGCTTCTAGGCTATGTTTTGCGTAGAACTAGCTATTAGTATACTTTTAGtcattttgataaaatatttattttattggcTTTCTTGTAAATCATTGGGTGCTTCTTGCATATTACATCACACATTTCAACTTAATTTATGCTTTTCTATGATATATATTTCGTTGAACATCCTACTGGGAAGCTTAGTCTTCGACAGTTCGACTGCACCAGAATTTTGGAGTTTGCTAAATGCTGACTTATTCTCTACTAAATGCTGACTACAATAATGTCTCTGGAAAATTTTCAGCTTGAAGTGATTGAGATACTTCTGAAAGGATGCAATAAAATGGGGAATTATGCCAAAAAGGTGAGTTTTCCAATATTCATCTGTTTTGTAGTTGTAATATCATATGGCATTTTGCTTCTCAAATTCAAACTAGCGTACTACAAAATTCCATCGGAGTTGACATGTCTTTGCTCTTTTTTGCTTTTGTGATGATTGATTTCGTCATGTGAACTTTCCAACACTTGAGTGATGGTGTTTTCCGTTCATTTGGTTCTAGGTGGAATTTTCTATTGGTTTCAACTAAATTCAGTGAAATATTTCACCATAGTTTGCCTATTGATTATCAACATGACTGAAATGACTTtggcttttctttttttctcagtgCAAGAAAATGGTCCTCGAATATGGCCCCCTAATCCTGATCAATGCTGAGAATTTCCTCCAGAAAAATGATGTATGCGCTGCTATCCATGCATGCCAGGACAGTAAAGAAGATCTCACTGGATCCGCGCTTGCTGATGCTTGAGCTGTGAAAGTAAAGAAGCCGGAGGGAATCCCCATGGTCAGAAGTTATTATGCAATGAACTGTATCTTCCAAGTATTATAGATGGAAAAAGATCAACTCACGCTTGTGATTATACATTAGCATATCGTAAATCACCTTACCGATAGCCCATCATATTAGATTCGATAATATGTATAATTTCTCATGTTTTCTGCTGGGCAACATGTCCACCTATTTCTCCGTCTGTTGTGATTAAATGATCCATATTTCCAGATACAACCAGTCTTCTTCCCTATGTTGGTGTCCTTGTCCTCATGTACTGGTTATTAAGGCAAAGGATTTAGCTTGTTCCTCGGCATCAGCCTCTTTTCTTTCGTAGCAGATTGGGTTGCTTTCCCTGGTTAGTTATTTAAGCAGACACACACCAGGTTTTGCTGCGATTCTTGATTggttgcttgacagcatgtttgttCTTTGCCAACATGAATATGAACTGTACTCTCACAAGTTCTTTTTTACTGTACAAATATTTAAATTGTTCATGGATTAGTTTAAATAATAATTGTACATTCTTTGTGTTTTCAACTTTAATGAAGACAGTATAAGAGATTTCAATGTTCCATATATTATTTAGAGAAAAATATCCATATAGTCCATGAGGACCACCAGTCACTAATCCAAAATCCACTCCTTGTCTTGAAGCTACAATCTAAAATACaatcattcttttcttttcttcaaatTACAATCATTCTTCTTTAGGTGAAAGAAgtctatttttttattaaaaaaaaaggaattatgtGAATACTAGGTGAAAGAAGTCTATTTGGTAGGTAGATGAAGCAATCTAGTGGCAGTAGGTGTTAGTGAATATTTGACCTAATCATCATATAGAGCTCTAAAcatcatttttttctattttggtATTATTGTGGAGAAGCTATcattagatttttcttttttccccCTTAATAGGCTCTCATAATATCAAAACCATGTCAAATTGAGGAAAACCTCCATCAAATATCAAAACCAGTCAAGTTCACTACTGTAGAGAACATATAGAGGATGAAAAGGGCAGCTTGCTGCAGATTGCACTCATGAGGCCCCATAGATAGTATGGCAGTACAATGTTCCTTCAACACAATGAGTCTGTAATAAATTTCTACACATAGTTTTATGTCAGAGTAGAATCACAGAGACACTTAAATGTGTCAATCATATATATTTAATTGATCGTAAACCCCAATAATAAAGACACTGCAGTCAATTATTTCCCAGCAGAAATGTGCCATGGCATTCAGATTTCTACATCAAAAGGTTGCAATCTTAGCAACCAGTCTCCTTGCCATGCCCACAACATCATGTCTTTAATTGCATGTCTGCTCTCCTGTTTTATGTCCAAATAGTATCATAGCCAAGTTTTTTTATGTCCAAAATTTATCCAAATTAAGCATAGAAAAaaccctcaattaattcaaatttgtgcaTGTTAGATTGAGTCATTGGAtgcatacaataataataataatagtagtagtagtagcagcagcagcataaATCCAATTAATCTGGTACAGAAAAAGCATTATTTGCCATTATGTTGCAAATATTCGACAATAAGATTCATGAAATCACGAAAGAGAGCTATCCCAACTACTAAAAAGTTTCAATCTTCATTTAGGTTCGCACCATATATTTAGGTGAAGCCTAAATCTTTTATCCATCAATTAGTTTACTTATGAGAGGATTATTAACAACATAACTTCAGCTTTTCCGAACTGTGGTTATTTGAAGATCCGCCGACCAAACAATAGCACCTGGAGACTCATGCAATTTATTCGTCTTCTGTAGAATACTCCAAAGCATGATGCATGTTTAAGTGCTTGCCGAAAGTGAAGAAGACATCACAGATCTGGCAATCAATCAACCATAATGTGTTCTCCGTgatctaagagagagagagagagagagagagagagaagtcgaCGCCATGGCAGGGACGGCGTTGACGGAGTCTTGCAAGTATGGCGTCGACGGAGTCTTACAAGTATGGCGTCAACGTCGTTGACTGGACGTCGCTCTTGAGTTTGGAGTCACGAGGTTGACGAACCCTCCTCGATGTCATGCCACGGCCGGCCGACATAATCCCAATCAACGGTGACAAGGAACTAGGAAGACACGTTTTCACTTCCAACTCCATTTGCCGCCTTGTCATCATGCAGCACGAGACACGCCTTTAAGGATAAGTAAACATCACTGTAATCCTGATTGGAGAATGCCATGGCAAAGCTTAAGAATTCGGCTACCTTTTGTTCACGGCCATGACTTTGTCTGAGCTGAGTGGTGATGTGCAGCAACACCACACCGCTTTCAAACACTGTAAGTGTGAACGTGTGAGCTCCACTCACAAACGCATCAAAGCACCGAAATGTTTCAAGCAGtaaatgcatcatcatcatcatatcattTCCTTTAAATCCGATCTCCCAACACTCTTGCTCTCCTCATCGGATCAAACTTCTCTCACCTCCGGCAATGGCGTGTCTGAAGAACGTCCTCGCCACCACCTTCGTCTTGCTTCTTCTGCTGGCCTTCCATCAGTCCACCGCAAGGCCTATGCCACTCCACGAGAGGAAGATTAATGCTTCCCCATGCGGCATGGCGACGATGGCCACGAGAACGAAGCAGAAGGGCGTGGAGAGGTATGGGAAGATCTTCTTAACGGTGCTCAGGAGAATACCGCCGCCGTCCGGTCCGAGTGATGGAATCAATGAGAACAAGAATTAGAAGGAAGAAGAACATATACAAGCTATACACTCTCTCTTCTGCTGTCTTTTCTACGTAGATCAGTGCATACATGTATACGTACCTACATGCATACTTTCAAGAACAGAAAGAATATTGGCCTCtgaattcttttctttttctttctgataCTGTATTTTGATTGTTGTTATTATTTCATGGTTATTAAGTATACTTTCGTGTTGCTGATTTGCCATTTGTACATGTTTTTGTTTATATACTTTATATCCATGTAATTATGGTAGCTGATGACAGCAACCGAAAGGTGTTGGGAAAAAGAGGCACAGAATCAAGCAGTGGGGTAAGATAAGTTGTAAGACTCTCATGTCATGAACAGATGAGAAAGATAAACTTTTTCCATTGGGTCAACGTGTAACACCCcttattagtcccacatcgaaagtgggtaagattaagattgacttataagggtctgatgagtgtattattattaatttcagtttaaacattttggttagtggtttagaccaaacgaaattgataggctagttagcccatcaggctcgggtcataaTACAACGTGTTTGGGAAGCACAACATATTCAACTTTGATAGCTAGTTTTTCTTTTATCAATCTCATtagaaactctttctctctctctttctctttacaTATAGACTAACAtgtcaataataaaataaataatatatatattatttttattttatgatataatttttaatgtTTATACTatgtaaatatgataaatgatatactCATATTTTCAACACTTAAGATTAAAGtacatgttttttaaaatatattatttttaatattttatgaaatattgattAAACATGTATAAACATTAATGTTTATGTTAAGTtatcttaaaatttaaaataaaataaaaatatttatgttcaaaaattaatatttgagATTGATAATGTTTTTGTTTTAAggttttatatgttttaaaatatttatagataTGTAAAATTTATAGGACTAAAGGGAGGAAAGGAAGAAGGGGGCTGCGGCTACTGAGaagaagggaaagaaagaaaagaagggtgCTATAGCTGTgggaaagaaggaaaagaagagaagagaagggggaAAACAGAGGAGGCTGCAATTGCGGCTATGggggagaagggaagggaagggaagggagaaggggaaaggaagaaaagagaagaaggaaagaGTGAAAGAGAAGGGAGAAAGCAGAGGAGGAAAGGAAAAGGTGCTGTGGCTGTGGGggagaagtagaggaagaagaaagaaaagtagAGGAGAatagagaaagaaggaaaaagggaaagaaaagaggaagaaggagaagaagaagaagaagaagaaatgaagaggaaaaagaagtagAAAGAAAAGGAGCAAACGGAGGAAAGAAAAATATCTTAAGGAAGGAAGAAAGGgttgaaagaaaagaaagtaaaaagagaaaaatgtttACGTTCTCTTCTCCCTCCCCGCCACCTTCTCTTCGTCGATACCTAATCGATGAGTTGTCTCAATTGATCCACAATCTAAGGTGCAAGCTTACGTAAGTGTCTTTTCCTGACTGACATGGGAGACTTAGTGAGGTGAGATCATATGGTCGTAATTATGTTAGTGAGGATCCAGTTTGGGATGATTGGGTAGACAGACTGAGATCTTCCTAGTTGAAAGATTTCTCCCAAGGGGTTAGATCGTCCGAGTGTCTTCGGGCGACCGATGATCCTACATGATAAGCCAGCGTCGGGGGTTGCTCGATATGACTCTTTCGAGCGACATGGATTCTACTTTACGTTACTTTTGAGCCGGGTGGCGTCGCTTTAAGATGTAGCCATTTCTGAGTCAGGCTCCAGCTGGGGGGTGTCACATGGGGTGTAAGGTGGCTGCCAACTGGGTGGTACCAAAATATCCTTTATCATTTTCTCTCCCCCACAAAGGCGTACCACATGTCAATTGTAGGGGGATTTGAGGTGTGTCTTTAGTGTGTCTCTCTTGATGGCTTtcttacttattgttgaaaaaataTGTTAGCTCAGCCGAGATACAGATCTCGGTTTTTCATATCGAGTGCATGGTTAGGGAGCGTGTAGACTCGATCTAGGTGCAAGTCTTAGGTCTTCATGCCAAGTGCATGACTAGGGAGCGCATAGGCTCGACCTAGGTGCAGCCCTTGGGATGCCACGTCGAGGTGTATGGCTCGGGAGcgagtcctttttaactcttacttATTCGAGGTGCAGGCCACGAGTCTTTATGACAGAGTGCATAGCTACGAAGTGCATAGGCTCAGCCTAGGTATATTCCTCGAGGAGTTGAGCTTGGACACATCAAGATAGAGGATTGGGCCCATCTAGGGTCGGACTCAGCTATGTTGAAGTGGGGATCCGGACCCACCCGGAGGTTCAGCTCAACCACATTCATGAGGGAGACTAGATACGCCTAGGGTCGAATTCGTCCGTGTTGAAAGTGATTTTTGCCATTGCGAGGTATTCTACTCGGGATATGATGTGCCACCTTATTCTGATCGCTTACACCTCTTTTGATAGAGTATTCCTTCATGGGTTTGATCTGCTTAGGGATCTGAGTGCTCTTTTTTAGCTTCTAGTGCTTATACGGTTGCACTAGGGCAAGCGATATGATCTTCACCATCATTGCTCGCATGGTCCCTAAGCATATCATTACATCATATCAATGCCTATTAGGCGAGGGAGTTGCCTTTATATGATACTctcctgctcttcttcctctatCGCTGCTTTTGTTATTGGTCGTTGAACTCTTTAGTGTGGACTAAGATGTCTTTCTCCTCTAACAAAACTCTACCTTCTCATTTCGAGTCATCCTCTTTTGGAGACGACCTTCTAATTACCT
It encodes the following:
- the LOC135671362 gene encoding uncharacterized protein LOC135671362 — its product is MDSRLSFLLLMLVVSFISANARSSATMDVFAVQVDNEVQSESNIGRNEKLCTLCEEYASQVINYLGENETQTLIISRLHETCSQLHSLKRQCLSLVDYYVPILFVELSTISPEQLCEKVNLCGEAVLVNLPKNDDACTLCHNIVAEILTKLTDPDRQLEVIEILLKGCNKMGNYAKKCKKMVLEYGPLILINAENFLQKNDVCAAIHACQDSKEDLTGSALADA